In Mycteria americana isolate JAX WOST 10 ecotype Jacksonville Zoo and Gardens chromosome 3, USCA_MyAme_1.0, whole genome shotgun sequence, a single genomic region encodes these proteins:
- the KCNK12 gene encoding potassium channel subfamily K member 12 → MMPPRGAAGSCRRRRLAPLNEDNGRFLLLAALIAAYLSAGATVFSALESPSEAAAQLRWNRTLHNFSRIFNISLPELRAFLRSYEAAMAAGIRVDALRPRWDFPGAFYFVGTVVSTIGFGMTTPATVAGKVFLIVYGLFGCAGTILFFNLFLERIISLLAFIMKACHERQLRRSGLLPPNFRRGTAMSGVGSLVGWKPSVYHVMLILGIFAITLSCCASAMYTAVEGWNYVDSLYYCFVTFSTIGFGDLVSSQNAAYQNQGLYRFGNFIFILMGVCCIYSLFNVISIVIKQVLNWVLKKFKCRCCPKCHKSSARLGRRNAITPGARLRRHNISMDADGQYDSDTEGRRLSGEMISMRELTASNKVSLAILQKQLSETANGYPRNVCINTRQNGFSAGVGALAIMNNRLAETSDSR, encoded by the exons ATGATGcccccgcggggggcggcgggctcCTGCCGCCGGCGGCGCCTGGCGCCCCTCAACGAGGACAACGGgcggttcctgctgctggccGCCCTCATCGCGGCGTACCTGAGCGCCGGCGCCACCGTCTTCTCGGCCCTCGAGAGCCCGTCGGAGGCGGCGGCGCAGCTCCGCTGGAACCGGACCCTCCACAACTTCAGCCGCATCTTCAACATCAGCCTGCCGGAGCTGCGCGCCTTCCTGCGGAGCTACGAGGCGGCCATGGCCGCGGGCATCCGCGTCGACGCCCTGCGGCCCCGCTGGGACTTCCCCGGCGCCTTCTACTTCGTGGGCACCGTCGTCTCCACCATAG GTTTCGGGATGACCACACCAGCAACCGTGGCTGGAAAAGTATTCCTCATCGTTTATGGCCTTTTTGGGTGTGCCGGGACTATCCTTTTCTTCAACCTCTTCTTAGAGCGCATTATCTCTCTCCTGGCGTTTATCATGAAGGCTTGCCATGAGAGACAGCTGCGAAGAAGTGGTCTCCTACCTCCCAACTTCCGAAGGGGGACAGCTATGTCGGGGGTGGGCAGCCTCGTGGGGTGGAAGCCGTCCGTTTACCACGTGATGCTGATTCTGGGAATTTTTGCTATTACCCTTTCCTGCTGCGCCTCTGCAATGTACACAGCGGTGGAAGGATGGAACTATGTTGACTCCTTGTACTATTGCTTTGTCACCTTCAGCACCATTGGCTTTGGAGATTTGGTAAGCAGCCAAAACGCTGCGTACCAAAATCAGGGATTATACAGATTTGGAAACTTCATATTTATATTAATGGGGGTATGTTGCATATACTCTCTTTTTAATGTCATCTCAATTGTAATCAAGCAAGTTTTGAACTGGGTGttgaaaaaattcaaatgcagatgTTGCCCAAAGTGCCATAAATCAAGTGCCCGCCTTGGACGTCGCAACGCCATCACCCCAGGAGCCCGCCTACGTCGACATAACATCTCAATGGATGCTGATGGACAGTACGACAGCGACACCGAGGGGAGGAGGCTTTCTGGAGAGATGATCTCCATGAGGGAGCTCACGGCATCGAATAAAGTCTCCCTGGccattttgcaaaagcagttgTCCGAGACAGCCAACGGCTACCCGAGGAACGTTTGTATCAATACGAGACAAAATGGTTTCTCGGCGGGGGTGGGTGCTCTAGCCATCATGAACAACCGTTTGGCAGAAACAAGTGATTCTAGGTAG